The sequence AGAAGAACCAAAAATGTGGGGGAGTTCACTTATTGGTTTTGGAAAACTAATTGTTAAAAGCCCGACATCAGGTCGTGAAGTGGAATGGTTTAAAATTGGTTTCTCTCCTCGTAAAGCAAACCTAAGTATATACTTAATGAACCTTCAAATTCATGAAGCCTCATTGAAAAAATTGGGAAAACATAAGCAAGGAAGTGGTTGCCTTTATATCAATACACTGGCTGATGTTGACCTCAAGATTTTGGAAGAAATGTTTATTACAACTATAAAAGAAAAATAACTTTATAATGAAAGCAACAGGAAATACAGTAAAAGAAATTCTGACTAGTCTTCCACAGGAAAGAGCAGAACCATTTAATAAATTACATGATGTAATTATAAAAAATCTACCTAAAGGTTTTGAAGCCGCTATGAGTTATGGTGGCTTGGGATATGTGGTTCCGCATACTTTATATCCTGAAGGTTACCATTGCAAACCAAGCGAACCACTTCCCTTCGCAGGTATTGCATCGCAAAAGAATTCTATTAATTTTTATCACATGGGTATTTATGCCGACCCGAAATTATTGAACTGGTTTGTTAGTGAATATCCCAAGCATTCCAAGCAAAAACTGGACATGGGTAAAAGTTGTATTCGTTTTAAAAAGCTGGACGATATTCCTTACAAACTGATTGGTGAATTAATGAAAAAAATAAGTGTAAAAGAATGGATAACTATTTATGAAACTCACTTAAAAAAATAATCCTGTGAAAGTTTCGGAGGTTATAAATTTACAAAATGACAGAAGGAATAAACGAAATAAGAGAACTACGAACGTCTTATAAAAGATTCGCATACAAATGGAAAATTTACCAATATACATAAGTATAGTTTTTGGGCTGACAACAATTTTGACAGTTGGAATATTTTATAAAGCGACCAATTATTCTAAATCAACATTAATAATTTTATTGTCTTGGTTAGCATTGCAAACTGCTATCGGTCTTTCAGGTTTTTACACCATGACGGAAACAATTCCACCAAGGTTTATACTTTTAGTTCTTCCACCTTTACTTTTAATTATTTTACTATTTACCACTTCAAGAGGCAAACAATATATTGATAGCCTGAATGCAAAAACTTTAACCATTTTGCATATCATAAGAATTCCTGTTGAAATTGTTCTCTTTTGGCTATTCGTTAATAAAGCCGTTCCTGAACTTATGACTTTTGAAGGAAGAAACTTTGATATTCTATCTGGACTGACAGCTCCTATTATTTTTTACTTCGGTTTTATAAGAAAAAATTTAAATCGAAAAATAATCTTGATTTGGAATGTTATCTCTTTGGGACTTCTCATAAATATTGTTGCGAATGCAGTTCTATCAGCACCGTTTCCGTTTCAGCAATTTGCGTTTGACCAACCCAATATTGCTATTTTATATTTTCCTTTCAATTGGCTACCCTCTTGTGTAGTCCCCTTAGTTTTACTTTCACACTTGGCTACAATTAGACAATTATTACTTGGCGAAAAAAAGAAAAACAACAGCTACCAAACTAACGAATAATTACCGTCCTCACAGTGTTACCAGAAGGGAACTCTGCGAAGAATAAATCCTGCATACGATAGTGTAAATGTTGTTACAATTGAAAAAACTATGCAGCCAATTTTAAAAACATTTTAATGTAATGACATTTGTGAATGCGAATAACCGCTATATTTGTTGAACCTATAGATACTCTATTGAAGCACATACTTATCATAGTAACACTAACCGGGGTTTTGTTGCAAAACTTTACAAACGAAATTTTCCTTGCGGGATATGAACTGAACAGGGAATATTTTGCTACTAATCTGTGTGAGCAAAAAGACATAACAAATAATAATTGTAAGGGAAGTTGTTTTTTCCTAAATGAGATAGTAGATCAAGATAATAATAAGCAAACACCACTATCTAAGAATTTGAAAGAAGTAAAAGATTTTCAATTATTCTGTTTGCAATTATTTTCATTACAATTTCATAGCTCACAATCAGAGCAACAGTTTGCATTACCTTATATTTTTAGCTTCCCTTCTACACCTGACATTATTTTTCTACATCCGCCCAACGCTTGATTAATTTTCCTTTATTGCAAATGTGAGAACTGCTATGATTTAATTCTAAGGCGGGGTAACACATTTTATTTGCAATATGTGGAACAGGATAATTCCTGCTGACTTCTTCCAATTACATATTTAAAAGATTTAACCAAAACAAACTTCAAAAGTGTAATGGGTAAACGGAGTAAAACAGCAGTTAAAAATTGAAAAATCCTTTTCACAGATTAACCAAAAAATTAAACTTCAATATTCAAACTCAGAATAGAACAAATCAGGCTGTTCAAAAAAAGACATACTATGAATCACAAACAATTATTACCAATCATCTTTCTGCTGCTTTTATCCTCAGGTATATATGCGCAGCAATCAATAAAAGGAAGTGTTTATGATAAACAAACCAATGAACCATTACCGGGTGTAAATATTTATTTTGCCGGCACACAAACCGGAACCACATCGGATGTTACGGGGGAATTCATTCTTGAAAGTCAACAAGCAGCAGATAGTATTACATTATCCTTTTTGGGTTATCAGTCAAAGAATGTAAAAGCTGAACAAGAAAGTAATATGTTAATCGGATTAGAAGCATCGTCCACGAATATGCAGGAAGTAATAGTTTCAGCAAGTCGGGAGGAGCAAAAAAGAAGTGAAGCTCCGATTGCCATCAGCAATATTTCATCATCAGTAATCAGTGATGCAAAGCCAATTTCTATTGACCAGGTGTTGAATAAAGTGAGTGGTGTATATATGATAGATCTTGGCAATGAACAACATTCAATGTCTATTCGTCAGCCTCTTGGATATAAAAGCCTTTATCTCTATTTGGAGGATGGAATTCCGATTCGAACTTCGGGATTGTTTAACCATAATGCATTGATTGAAATTAATATGGCAAATGTCAGGAATATAGAAGTTATTCGTGGACCTGCATCTTCCCTTTATGGACAGGAAGCAATTGGCGGAGCGGTGAATTTTATTACCTATGGCCCAACGATAGTACCAACAGCAAAAGTATTTATACAGGGAAATGATATTGGTTATAAGAGAGCAGATTTTCAAGCTTCTAATACCTTTAATAAACTGGGTTTATCCATTGCAGGCTATTATGCTGAAAGAAAAGATGGTTATATAGAACAAAGCGATTTTAATAAACTTGGTTTATCACTGCGGGCTGATTACCGTTTTAATGATAAAACTATACTGAATACTAATATATCATACATTGATTATTATTCAGAAATGAGTGGTGGCTTAGATAGTGTCAAGTATTTTGAAAAGGACTATGAAGATATGAATACGTTTACCTACCGTGATGTATCCGCACTAAGAGCTAATGCCAGATTATCCCATTATTGGAATGACAATAGCAAGACTTCTTTTACAGCAATATTCCGTGATAACAGCATTAAACAAAATCCCTCCTATTTTATAGTGGATGATTACAAACCCTGGTTAGGAACCGGTGACCCCAATTTAGCCCATGGTCAGATTAATGATGTGTATTTTCAAAGCTATGCCGCAATCATTCAACATAAAGAATCCTTTGACTGGAAAAATGCGGCATTAATTGGTGGAGTATCAACAGATTTCAGCCCATCGGGATATTATGCCAATTATATCAGTATAGATAAAAGCGATGACGGTCATTATACTGACTTCACCTCTACTGATTCAGTGCTTTCGGACTATGATGTGGATGTATCGAACTATGCTGCCTATACTCAATTTGAATTTTCACCATTAATGCATTTGCGATTCGTAGCAGCTATTCGTTATGACAATTTCGTATATGATTATCATAACTTGTTGCCACCTTCACCTACTTCAGGAGCACCAGACAGCAAGAATACATACTCGCAATTTTCTCCAAAACTGGGTTTGACTTATGAGATAAAAGAAACATCGGGTGTATATGTTAATTATAGCCAGGGTTTTGTACCGCCTCAGATAACAGAATTATACAGACAAGTACAAGTGCCAACATTAAAACCTTCAGTTTTTTATAACTATGAAGCAGGTGGCTGGGCAACCCTTTTTAAAAACTTGGTGTATTTAGATGCAAGTGTATATCTGATGGAAGGGGTGGATGAAATAATTTCGGTATATGATCTTACGGATGGATCATATCATAATGAGAATGCGGGTAAAACACAACATAAAGGAATTGAATATGGGTTAACTTATACTCCCTTAAAGAGTTTGTATTTAAGAGTAAGCGGTACAAATGCCACACATATATTTATTGATTATGTCGAAAACGGAGTTGATTATAATGGAAATGATATGGGAAATGCACCAGGGTTTATAGCGAACGCAGAAATAATGTTTAAGCCAGCAATGTTAAAGGGATTCAGAATCGGCGTAGAGACTCAGCATCTAAGCGAGTACTATATGGATCCAGCGAATACAGTTAAATATCCGGGATTTACAGTCTTCAACCTGCGTACAGGTTATTCATGGAGCGGACTCGAAGTTTGGGTTAACTGGATGAATTTTACAAATCAGTATTATGCCACTATTGCTAGTAAAACAATTTGGGGATATAGTTATGATCCGGGCGATCCATCAAATATAAATATTGGTCTGAGTTATAGATTTACCGGTAAAGAAAAATAAATTGATGGAGCTATTATTATTAGCAGTATTACCGCAAAAGGCAAATGGCGCATTTCAATAATAAATTTAACAGCAAACATGAGTTCATGAAAGAAAAAGCAATCGCAATTGTATTTATAATTTTTTTATTTTCTTGCACATCTTCAAACGAAGACAAAAATACTCGTGATGAGCAAGAGGAATCCACAGTAAAAATATTATCATCCGAAGGAAGAAAACCACATTCCGTTTATATCACTAAAAATTATAATCAACAGCCTGTAATTTGTTGGACGGAAGAAGATACGCTGAGCAAAATAAAATATGTTTACTATTCAGTTTCATTAGATAACGGTATTTCTTTTTCAGAAAAAAATGAAATACCTGTTGAGCAAACCATACAATTACATGCGGAGGGAATGCCAAAAATAGCATTCAGAAAAAATGGAGATGTATATGCTTTTTATGAAGTAACATCTAATTCGGAAGTGAATCATTTTGCCGGAGAAATTCATTACAAATTATCGACGGACAATGGTAAGAATTGGTCGACTCCGAATCGTGTACATCAGGATAGTACAAAGCATAAAGGCTGGTCGTTTTTTGATGTTGCAATGTTAAGCAACGGAGAAATTGGTGCATGCTGGCTCGATACATCAAATCCTGATGGCGGAAGGCCGGTGAAGTTTGCCAAAACAAATGCAACGGGGAAATTTTCAGATGAAGTAATGGTTGACGATTTAGCATGTGAGTGTTGTCGAACTGGAATATATTGCGATGAAAGCGGAATTATCAATATTGTTTACCGAGATATTATTCAGGATTCCATAAGAGATATTTCTGTGGCAACTTCATCTGATGGTGGTAAAACATTCAGCAATCCCATATGCTTCAGTGGTGATAATTGGAACATACAAGGATGTCCACACAATGGCCCTGATGTAGTAAGTGATAGCAATGGTATTTATGCCGTATGGTTTACAGGCACATCGCAACAAGGATTGTATTATGCTGAATTGAATTCTAGTGGTAGTATTTCAAAAAAGGAACAGATTAATTCAGAAGGAAGAAATATTCAAATTGCATTGTTACCTGATGGCAATAAAATAATGGTATATAACGAATCATATAAAATTGAAAATACCTTTTATTCAACAATCAAATTTAAAAAAGGAAACCAGGAACCGGTGATATTAACAGATGAAAAAGTAAGCGCTTCCTTGCCGGTAATTCTTGCTTTGAATAATAGCCAATGCATCGTTACATGGCTGGAAGAAAATAACGGACAGGAACAAGTAGTGTATAAGTTAGCAGCAATGCAATAAAAATAAATTGTTTAAATAGTTATTCTTTCGTAGCCGAGTTACCCTAAGGGAATTATGCAAGGAAAAAATCATTGTCTGAACTATGATTAAAATGATTACTTGAATACTGTGATTTGATTACCCAATACTCAATGCCCTTTAATCCTCATTAACCATTGCACATATCTTCATATTGATGAACTTGCTGGCACAGGAAAAAACATCGAGTAAGTGAGAAAGTTTAGCGGATTAAAATACTGAAATTAAATATTATCCTTCATAAACTTAAACTGTAAATTTACCGATACAACATTGTCAAATTTTGACATGTTAAGTTCAATACTTCAATGAAAAAACCAATTTATATATTCCGCTATTTTAGTTTAATAGCAATTACTTGTTCACTAATAGGATCTCTACTACTTTTCTTTATTGGTACTTGGAAAACTTACAACGCAATTAGAATAGTATTTTTTGATTATATCCCTTCAGGGAATGAACATTTGCATTCCATTGATAATGCAACAATATATTTAATGAAATCATTAGATACATTTCTAATAGCCATGGCTCTATTCATTTTTGCGTATGGTATTTTTACTTTATTTATTTCTAACAAAAAAGACATTAAGGATAATGGCGTCTTACAATGGATTGCTATCTCAAATATTGGACATTTAAAAAACATACTTGCAGAACTTATTATTATTATTCTATTTGTAATTTTTCTTGAAGTCATAATCGAAAATATAAACAATTTAAAATGGGAGTTTTTGATAATTCCAATCTCTGTGCTTTTATTAGCACTCGGATTGAAATATTTAAAATTAGAAAACAAAGATGACCCTTAAAAAATCTCCCTATGGATATTAGAGTTATAGAATCAATAATTACAGTTGCAACTTTCTTTATTTTAAGATTTGCTACTGTAAAATTTCTTGCTAAAGTTCAGAAAAAGTATGACTACTCAAAGTACAGAATAAGACCTATCTTGAAGTTTGCCAATTTATCAATTTTTATAATACTCGTAATTGTATTAATAGCAATTTGGGGTGTGGAGCAGACAAATATATTAACCTTTATTACTTCCGTTGTAACAGTCGTAGGAATTGCATTAGTAGCTCAATGGTCAATACTTTCAAACATTTCTTCTGCTTTAATCATATTTATTAGTCATCCTGTTAAATTGGGAGAATCTATAACAATTATTGACAAAGAATTTGATATTAAAGGACAAGTGTCTGATATTGGTTTATTCTATGTGATTTTAAAGACAGATACAGCTGAAAAAATTACAATTCCAAATAATGTTTTCTTACAAAAAGCGACAAAAATCAATTTAAAAAAACAGTGAATATTATTCCGTCAATAGACTTCTTTTTATTTCTCCGCAGAGTTACCAGCAGAGAACAGTGCAAGGAATAAACACTCTATTCTTTATGTCCCCGCAGGGTTTTCACAGCAGCATTGTGCGGAAGCATTGAAACCCTGCGAAGTATGCAGTTGCAAAACATAATTCAATTGTCTGAACTATGATTATAATACTTTCATGAAGACCGTGATTTAATAACATTTTTTTAGTCCCAATATCAGGAACTCACTACCTGATACTTTTTAAATATTTACGCAGGTTCTCAATAGTCACAGCATATACCTTCTGATTGAGGAACCCGCTTGCACCGAAATATAAAAGGAATGTTTTAGCTTTAAATGAGGATGTAAAAAGCTGATGGAATGAAATCTTTTTCTGAAACATTAAAACGTGAAATAGAAGTTGCCTTTTCCAGGCATTCTCAACCGATTTGGTTTAGAGTAGTAAAGTATATTACAATAGGTATTCTGGTTTACTTTTTATGGGGAAAAGATATAATTTGGATTGTATTATTTGCATTAGCATTTCTGTTTCTCTGTTTACATTTCTGGTATAGATATAAATCAAAAGGGTGGACTCAAAGTTATCGTGGGTGGAAACTACATTCAACAAAGGGTAAAAAAAGCAGATGAATTAAAGTTGAATTAAAATAGGTAAATAACTAGTAACCTAACCTCATATATTGAATAGATTTGATGCCACATAAAAAATGCACAGATTCTTTGTTATAACTTTAAAATGCACAAAATAAATTAATAAGTAGAACGAGTGTAACTAATCGCAATTGTTTTACAATTAATTTTATCTATACATGGAAAAACCCACCTTTACAGAAGCATTAAAATTTTGGATTAAACTTGGTTTTATAAGTTTTGGCGGCCCGGCTGGTCAGATTGCTATTATGCACGAATTTCTGGTTGAAAAAAAGAAATGGATAAGCGACAGTAAATTTTTACATGCATTGAATTATTGCATGGTTTTACCCGGACCGGAAGCGCAACAGTTGGCGATATATATTGGATGGATGCTACACGGAACCCGAGGTGGAATTGTAGCTGGAATTTTATTCGTGCTTCCTTCTATGTTCATTTTACTTGGCCTGAGTGCTATTTATGTTTCTTTCGGAAACCTGCCATGGATTTATGCAATGTTCAATGGATTAAAACCTGCCGTAATTGCAATTGTTATTCTTGCACTTATAAAAATTGGTAAAAAATCTTTAGTAAGTCCGTTTCATTATTTTATTGCATTTGCAGCCTTTGTATGTATTTTCTTTTTAAATATTTCATTTCCCCTGATAATTATAGGAGCAATTATTATTACAATCATAATACGAAAAATCTTTCCCGCCTTAATTCAATCCTCAATAAAAAACACGGTGGAAAATGATAAAGATGAAACAGATTACTACATTAATAAACATACAATTACTTCTGATATTGGTTTCAAACCATTACGATTTTGGAAGCAAGTAGGCTTCGGTATTTTATTCTGGATAATGCCAGTAATTGTATTTTATATGTATATAAATGACTTTGAATTTTGGAAAAATTTAACACTGTTTTTTACTCAAGCTGCTTTCGTAACCTTCGGTGGTGCGTATGCTGTTTTACCTTATGTAGCACAAGTAAGTGTTGAAAAATTTAACTGGTTAACCGAATTACAAATGGTAGATGGTCTTGCTCTGGGTGAAACAACTCCCGGCCCCTTAATTATGGTACTTGTTTTCGTGGGATTTATGGCAGGTTATAATCATTTTGACAGCTCTCTTGCAATGGGTACTCTCGCATTGGTAACTACTACATTTTATACATTTCTACCATGCTTCCTTTTTATTCTTGTCGGAGCCCCAATCATTGAGAGAACACAAGAAAATAAAACGATAAAAGAAATTCTAGCTATTGTAACTGCTGCAGTAGTTGGTGTGATTATTAACCTTACTATTTATTTGGGCTCTGCTGTAATTTTTCCTACAAATATTTCTTTCGCAGAACTCGACTATATTGCACTTAGCTGGACAGTAATTTCATTCATCGCCATGTATCGTTTCAAAATAAATATGATAACATGGATTGGAGTAAGTGCAATATTTGGACTAGTATATTATCTTTTAGAAAAATAAGTCAATCAATATATAATTCAATCAATATATAAATGAGTTTAATAATTCTATCCTATTGTGAATATTTTTTAGTCTTTTAATTAAATATTTTGAACTGAACACTCTTACTAATTACTCATTTCTAATTACCCTTACTCCTTCTTCCCATCAAACAATTTATCAAAAAATCCATCTTTCTTTTCTTTGTCTGTTCCCACTGTTTTAATATTCACATTATTTTCAAGTGCAGGTTGTAATGCTTTTATAAATGCATTACGAAAAGTTTCGCCGATAATTACACCAACAGGCACATCGGGATTATCCAGATTTCCTGAAAATTCCACTTTCGTTGCCACCTGATCTTCCGAGCTATTTTTAAATATCCATCCACCAAATCCCACTAAAGATTCCCAAAGTTTTTCAGGAAGAGGATCTTCCTTTTCCTCTTTCCAATTAATGACATCTAAATCTTTAATAATTGGTTTTGTATATCCATCAATTTTATTATTTTTTGCTGCCGCTTCAATATACAATCCGAAGGTTCCTTTTTGTACATCAAAATTGCCATACGCTTTTAAGAAATCATTCACCTCCACTAAATTCAGATTCAACAATTCCGCATTAAAATCGAAAGTGGGTATTTTATTTAATGCATCTAACTTCATATTCATTGTTGCACTTCCACCGTAAATATCCGCAGAACCCACAACTGTTGATGGCAATAAAATAGAATCATTTTTTTCATTGGTTAAATTTTCGGCAAGTATATGAATGTTATCAGAATACACATCTACTTTAGGGTCACTATGAAAATCCTGATAATGAATTTCTCCATTATTAATTTCAAAACTATTGAGTTTTAATGGCAACAAATCATCTACCACATCTCTCCAATCTCCATCCATAGAAGTTTGAGAAGTTTCTTCTGTTGGGCCTTTTACAAAATTGAGAACTGGATGCTCCACTTTAATAGTCCCCACTAATTTTCCTTTAAAAATAGCAGGCCATTCCACGGCTAATCTGATTTCATCCGCAGCAAAAAACGGTACAGGAATTTCGCCACCGGTTTTTTCCAATTTAATCACTTTTATTTTATATGCCCCAGCAATTAATGCAAGATCAATATCATCAACATGGCCATAATATCCATCAATTTCAGAGAGTTTTTTATTTACTACTTTAAGTACTACATAAGGTAAAATAAGTCTGATAACTATTAATACACCAACTACTATTAGTATAATATTTCGGACTCTTTTTTTCTTATGCTTAGGTTTATTATAATTACTTGTTTCCATGAAAATTGTTTTTGTCATTTTGATTGTAGCTTTACCGGCTTAATAACAACATTATACCAGAAATGTTAATCCTTATGAAAAAAATATTTTTACTTATTAAAGATACCGTTATAAGTTTCAGGCAGGATAAAGTGCTGAAGAAAAGTGCATCGCTTGCTTATTATACAGTGTTTGCATTGCCTGCGTTAGCACTAGTTCTTATTTCAATTACCAGTGTTTTTTATGGAGAAGATGCTGCTTCCGGTGCAATGTTTAGTCAGCTTGATGGCTTAGTTGGGAAAACTGCCGCATTGCAAATTCAGGAAGCAATTAAGAACCGGCATCTCTCTGGGAATTCAGTTATAGGAACAATTGTAGGTGGTGCAATTTTGCTATTTAGCGCAGGTGGAATATTTGCAGAAATCCAAGACAGTATTAATATGATTTGGGGTTTAAAAGCAAAGACCAAGCGGGGAATATTAAAATTAATATTGAACAGAATTATTTCCTTTTCACTGGTATTAAGTCTCGGTTTTGCATTACTTGTTTCACTTGTGATTAATGCATTAATAGCGGCACTTAAATCAAAATTAGAAGTTCAATTTCCGGGCTTAAATGTCAACCTTACACTCTTTATAGATTGGGCTTTGCAAATTGTAATCATCACTTATTTAATTGCGATAATTTTTAGAATTCTACCTGATGCAAAAATTAAATGGCGTGATGTTTCCATCGGAGCATTTGTTACTACAATATTATTTTTATTAGGGAAAATTTTATTGGGATATATCATTTCAAGAAATGCATCTATTGAAGCTTATGGAGCTGCAGGTTCCATTGTATTAATTTTATTGTGGGTATATTATTCCTCAGCTATTCTCTATTTTGGGGCAGAATTTACACAAGTATTTGCAAAACGTTATGGCAGCGATATACAACCGAATAAATATGCAACATGGGTTGAAACGCATACAGTGGAAGTAGAAACTCCAAGTGTAAAAGATAAAAACATAGTTCAGGAAAAAGAGTAGCTATAATATCTGTCTACTCATAACTCTATTCAAATAGTTGATATGAAATTCTTGATACCTGCTGTCTTCTTATTTTTTATCCAATCATTATCTGCACAAACTTTGAATGCTACCTTAAAAAATAATAGAGATTCTTCTGTTGTTGCA is a genomic window of Bacteroidota bacterium containing:
- a CDS encoding mechanosensitive ion channel — its product is MDIRVIESIITVATFFILRFATVKFLAKVQKKYDYSKYRIRPILKFANLSIFIILVIVLIAIWGVEQTNILTFITSVVTVVGIALVAQWSILSNISSALIIFISHPVKLGESITIIDKEFDIKGQVSDIGLFYVILKTDTAEKITIPNNVFLQKATKINLKKQ
- a CDS encoding DUF1801 domain-containing protein, producing MGKLAKVKTTENSLNVDDFINSVKEEQKRNDSLQLIKMMKAISKEEPKMWGSSLIGFGKLIVKSPTSGREVEWFKIGFSPRKANLSIYLMNLQIHEASLKKLGKHKQGSGCLYINTLADVDLKILEEMFITTIKEK
- a CDS encoding DUF748 domain-containing protein, with the protein product METSNYNKPKHKKKRVRNIILIVVGVLIVIRLILPYVVLKVVNKKLSEIDGYYGHVDDIDLALIAGAYKIKVIKLEKTGGEIPVPFFAADEIRLAVEWPAIFKGKLVGTIKVEHPVLNFVKGPTEETSQTSMDGDWRDVVDDLLPLKLNSFEINNGEIHYQDFHSDPKVDVYSDNIHILAENLTNEKNDSILLPSTVVGSADIYGGSATMNMKLDALNKIPTFDFNAELLNLNLVEVNDFLKAYGNFDVQKGTFGLYIEAAAKNNKIDGYTKPIIKDLDVINWKEEKEDPLPEKLWESLVGFGGWIFKNSSEDQVATKVEFSGNLDNPDVPVGVIIGETFRNAFIKALQPALENNVNIKTVGTDKEKKDGFFDKLFDGKKE
- a CDS encoding YqhA family protein gives rise to the protein MKKPIYIFRYFSLIAITCSLIGSLLLFFIGTWKTYNAIRIVFFDYIPSGNEHLHSIDNATIYLMKSLDTFLIAMALFIFAYGIFTLFISNKKDIKDNGVLQWIAISNIGHLKNILAELIIIILFVIFLEVIIENINNLKWEFLIIPISVLLLALGLKYLKLENKDDP
- a CDS encoding DUF1801 domain-containing protein, whose amino-acid sequence is MKATGNTVKEILTSLPQERAEPFNKLHDVIIKNLPKGFEAAMSYGGLGYVVPHTLYPEGYHCKPSEPLPFAGIASQKNSINFYHMGIYADPKLLNWFVSEYPKHSKQKLDMGKSCIRFKKLDDIPYKLIGELMKKISVKEWITIYETHLKK
- a CDS encoding YihY/virulence factor BrkB family protein encodes the protein MLILMKKIFLLIKDTVISFRQDKVLKKSASLAYYTVFALPALALVLISITSVFYGEDAASGAMFSQLDGLVGKTAALQIQEAIKNRHLSGNSVIGTIVGGAILLFSAGGIFAEIQDSINMIWGLKAKTKRGILKLILNRIISFSLVLSLGFALLVSLVINALIAALKSKLEVQFPGLNVNLTLFIDWALQIVIITYLIAIIFRILPDAKIKWRDVSIGAFVTTILFLLGKILLGYIISRNASIEAYGAAGSIVLILLWVYYSSAILYFGAEFTQVFAKRYGSDIQPNKYATWVETHTVEVETPSVKDKNIVQEKE
- a CDS encoding TonB-dependent receptor — encoded protein: MNHKQLLPIIFLLLLSSGIYAQQSIKGSVYDKQTNEPLPGVNIYFAGTQTGTTSDVTGEFILESQQAADSITLSFLGYQSKNVKAEQESNMLIGLEASSTNMQEVIVSASREEQKRSEAPIAISNISSSVISDAKPISIDQVLNKVSGVYMIDLGNEQHSMSIRQPLGYKSLYLYLEDGIPIRTSGLFNHNALIEINMANVRNIEVIRGPASSLYGQEAIGGAVNFITYGPTIVPTAKVFIQGNDIGYKRADFQASNTFNKLGLSIAGYYAERKDGYIEQSDFNKLGLSLRADYRFNDKTILNTNISYIDYYSEMSGGLDSVKYFEKDYEDMNTFTYRDVSALRANARLSHYWNDNSKTSFTAIFRDNSIKQNPSYFIVDDYKPWLGTGDPNLAHGQINDVYFQSYAAIIQHKESFDWKNAALIGGVSTDFSPSGYYANYISIDKSDDGHYTDFTSTDSVLSDYDVDVSNYAAYTQFEFSPLMHLRFVAAIRYDNFVYDYHNLLPPSPTSGAPDSKNTYSQFSPKLGLTYEIKETSGVYVNYSQGFVPPQITELYRQVQVPTLKPSVFYNYEAGGWATLFKNLVYLDASVYLMEGVDEIISVYDLTDGSYHNENAGKTQHKGIEYGLTYTPLKSLYLRVSGTNATHIFIDYVENGVDYNGNDMGNAPGFIANAEIMFKPAMLKGFRIGVETQHLSEYYMDPANTVKYPGFTVFNLRTGYSWSGLEVWVNWMNFTNQYYATIASKTIWGYSYDPGDPSNINIGLSYRFTGKEK
- the chrA gene encoding chromate efflux transporter → MEKPTFTEALKFWIKLGFISFGGPAGQIAIMHEFLVEKKKWISDSKFLHALNYCMVLPGPEAQQLAIYIGWMLHGTRGGIVAGILFVLPSMFILLGLSAIYVSFGNLPWIYAMFNGLKPAVIAIVILALIKIGKKSLVSPFHYFIAFAAFVCIFFLNISFPLIIIGAIIITIIIRKIFPALIQSSIKNTVENDKDETDYYINKHTITSDIGFKPLRFWKQVGFGILFWIMPVIVFYMYINDFEFWKNLTLFFTQAAFVTFGGAYAVLPYVAQVSVEKFNWLTELQMVDGLALGETTPGPLIMVLVFVGFMAGYNHFDSSLAMGTLALVTTTFYTFLPCFLFILVGAPIIERTQENKTIKEILAIVTAAVVGVIINLTIYLGSAVIFPTNISFAELDYIALSWTVISFIAMYRFKINMITWIGVSAIFGLVYYLLEK
- a CDS encoding exo-alpha-sialidase, translated to MKEKAIAIVFIIFLFSCTSSNEDKNTRDEQEESTVKILSSEGRKPHSVYITKNYNQQPVICWTEEDTLSKIKYVYYSVSLDNGISFSEKNEIPVEQTIQLHAEGMPKIAFRKNGDVYAFYEVTSNSEVNHFAGEIHYKLSTDNGKNWSTPNRVHQDSTKHKGWSFFDVAMLSNGEIGACWLDTSNPDGGRPVKFAKTNATGKFSDEVMVDDLACECCRTGIYCDESGIINIVYRDIIQDSIRDISVATSSDGGKTFSNPICFSGDNWNIQGCPHNGPDVVSDSNGIYAVWFTGTSQQGLYYAELNSSGSISKKEQINSEGRNIQIALLPDGNKIMVYNESYKIENTFYSTIKFKKGNQEPVILTDEKVSASLPVILALNNSQCIVTWLEENNGQEQVVYKLAAMQ